One part of the Sorangiineae bacterium MSr11954 genome encodes these proteins:
- a CDS encoding type II toxin-antitoxin system RelE/ParE family toxin — MRLKLTADARRDLRAYVFHVASENPRAAKREQARILAELSILIDAPVEGPSVRVENWPRPARRWFVHPFRVYYERSKDAVVVLRLYHHAREPIERD; from the coding sequence ATGCGGCTGAAGCTCACCGCGGACGCGCGGCGCGATCTGCGCGCGTACGTGTTCCATGTGGCATCGGAGAACCCGCGCGCCGCCAAACGTGAGCAGGCGCGGATCCTTGCAGAGCTCTCCATCCTGATCGACGCGCCGGTGGAAGGTCCGAGCGTCCGCGTCGAGAACTGGCCGAGGCCGGCCCGCCGCTGGTTCGTACATCCCTTTCGCGTCTATTACGAGCGTAGCAAGGACGCCGTCGTCGTTCTTCGTCTTTACCACCACGCGCGGGAGCCGATCGAACGCGACTGA
- a CDS encoding AraC family transcriptional regulator produces the protein MQTHAASTRPVPRLTAARDDLFLLSDRVLFVGALGDTWPHAVHAVKILVAYEGQFQIRFGNGPWQQARSAIVAPDEVHAVRGSRVFGHLAFILPERDGERYAIARSQISVPGLERLPHDLSLKVDESRVTDWLDAFFARAAECTARKPLDLRIARALEYLRFANAITTRLDPLSRSSALSPSRFSHLFREETAIPFRTYAQLMRIRAAVAYLGEGLGLSEAALASGFADHSHFGRSFRRMFGTKPGALVHGGRIHILGGGLSPLPEAPLIQPAT, from the coding sequence ATGCAAACACACGCCGCCTCGACGCGTCCCGTGCCTCGATTGACGGCGGCGCGCGATGACTTGTTCTTGCTCTCCGATCGCGTCCTCTTCGTCGGCGCGCTCGGCGACACCTGGCCCCACGCGGTTCATGCCGTCAAGATCCTCGTCGCCTACGAGGGTCAATTCCAAATTCGTTTCGGTAACGGCCCGTGGCAGCAGGCGCGCTCGGCGATCGTGGCGCCCGACGAGGTTCACGCCGTGCGGGGCAGCCGCGTTTTCGGCCACCTCGCGTTCATTTTGCCCGAGCGGGACGGTGAACGCTACGCCATCGCGCGCTCGCAAATTTCGGTTCCGGGCCTCGAGCGGCTACCGCACGATCTTTCGTTGAAGGTCGACGAGAGCCGAGTCACCGATTGGCTCGACGCGTTCTTCGCGCGCGCCGCCGAGTGTACCGCTCGAAAGCCGCTCGACCTGCGCATCGCCCGTGCGCTCGAGTATTTGCGATTCGCCAACGCCATCACCACGCGGCTCGATCCCCTGTCGCGCTCGAGCGCTCTCTCTCCGAGTCGCTTTTCACACTTGTTTCGCGAAGAGACGGCCATCCCGTTTCGAACGTATGCGCAACTCATGCGCATTCGCGCGGCGGTCGCCTACCTCGGTGAGGGATTGGGCTTGAGCGAAGCGGCATTGGCTTCGGGCTTCGCCGATCACTCGCACTTCGGAAGGAGCTTTCGCCGGATGTTCGGCACCAAGCCGGGCGCGTTGGTCCATGGCGGAAGAATCCATATCCTCGGCGGCGGCTTGTCGCCGCTCCCCGAGGCGCCCTTGATCCAGCCGGCCACGTAG
- a CDS encoding protein-glutamate O-methyltransferase CheR: MMRDAAAASGLFRTLKEEHDNDVERVEVELLLEGIYRVYGFDFRSYAYASIKRRLWRRAQAEGLATLSALQDRVLHDPGCMDRLMLDLSIQVTSMFRDPTFFLSLRRKVVPSLRTYPFIRVWHAGCSTGEEVYSLAVLLKEEGLYARTRLYATDINETVIRGAKEGIFPLSKMQEYTLNYQRAGGLRSFSEYYTARYDGARFDTNLMENVVFSQHNLVTDGSFSEFHLILCRNVMIYFDRSLQNRVLKLFRDSLTKFGFLALGRKETLRHTDGEPWFVPFVSEEKIFRRVEQ; this comes from the coding sequence ATGATGCGGGATGCAGCAGCAGCGTCTGGACTGTTCCGTACGCTGAAGGAGGAGCACGACAACGACGTCGAACGGGTGGAGGTCGAGCTCCTACTCGAGGGGATCTATCGGGTCTACGGCTTCGATTTTCGCTCGTACGCGTACGCGTCGATCAAGCGCCGGCTTTGGCGGCGCGCTCAGGCCGAGGGGCTCGCCACCTTGAGCGCGCTGCAGGATCGCGTGCTGCACGATCCGGGGTGCATGGATCGCTTGATGCTCGACCTGAGCATCCAGGTGACGTCGATGTTCCGGGATCCGACCTTCTTCCTCTCGCTCCGCCGCAAGGTGGTGCCCAGCCTTCGCACGTACCCGTTCATCCGCGTGTGGCACGCCGGCTGTTCGACGGGGGAGGAGGTGTATTCGCTCGCCGTCCTCCTCAAGGAAGAGGGCCTCTACGCGCGCACCCGCTTGTACGCGACGGATATCAACGAGACGGTCATCCGCGGCGCGAAAGAGGGCATCTTCCCACTTTCCAAGATGCAGGAGTACACCCTCAACTACCAGCGCGCTGGCGGCCTCCGCTCCTTCTCCGAGTACTACACGGCCCGCTACGATGGCGCGCGGTTCGATACGAACCTGATGGAAAACGTGGTCTTCTCGCAGCACAATCTGGTGACGGACGGCAGCTTCAGCGAGTTTCATCTCATTCTATGCCGCAATGTGATGATCTACTTCGATCGAAGCCTGCAGAACCGGGTGCTCAAGCTCTTTCGCGACAGCCTCACCAAGTTCGGGTTCCTCGCGCTCGGTCGAAAAGAAACCCTGCGGCACACCGATGGCGAGCCATGGTTCGTGCCGTTTGTGAGCGAAGAAAAGATCTTTCGGAGGGTGGAGCAGTAA
- a CDS encoding response regulator, with the protein MVSGVGTRSGEFQLALAAIKPAVLLVDDQPKNLLALEAILEPLGTDMVLAHSGQEALKHLLTREFAVILLDVQMPTMDGFETAMLIKERERSRHIPIIFLTAISKDEAFVFKGYTVGAVDYMFKPFDPDILRSKVQVFLDIYRKTEQLKLQDKVLRERELAELRRSSERRYRELAESMPQIVWTATAEGELAYGNRRWFDCARSPITDPQALRWEAILHPDDIEAFSTGWREAIAQGEAWGGEFRLGSWVESDYRWHLVRAVPLRSERGPVTSWVGTCTDIDDRKRAEDALRFLAEASKVVGSSLEPADAFAQVGELIVQTQADVCVVDLVGADGNFASRTVAASSRESDVTVRAVAERFAPDLESPYGAGKVVRTHESELLPEVTDATKVIIAQDSAHLAELRSIPTLSWMCVPLVSQDRVFGAVSFFASQSRRRFDEGDLEMAEDLARRMASAAHVADLYGIAQSERKKLEEAHKAKDEFLATLSHELRTPLNAMLGWTQLLRAGDLEENEFDRALETIERNAKAQAQLIADLLDVSRIVTGKLNLNVGRVQLPSLIEGALDAVRLQADDKGITLESTIDPFVQEIRGDPNRLTQVLANLLSNALKFTPQPGKISVALESDGGIARIVVSDTGQGIAAEFLPHVFERFRQADSTSTRSQGGLGLGLAIVRHIVELHGGNVRVTSEGKDRGSTFTVELPILPFVFEGLDAGDEPDPSTGAPPTSRDLDELHVLLVEDEPDGRGMARTVLERAGAKVTAVPTASAALAALQESNPDVLVSDIGLPEEDGYSLIRKVRALPIDRGGAIVAVALTAYASEEDRRHALEVGFDAHLTKPVEPAQLRSIVVGLVRNPRRARDSFSSRA; encoded by the coding sequence ATGGTGTCCGGTGTCGGGACTCGATCGGGGGAGTTTCAGCTTGCGCTGGCCGCGATCAAGCCAGCGGTGTTGCTCGTCGACGACCAGCCCAAGAACCTTCTAGCGCTCGAAGCCATTTTGGAGCCGCTAGGAACCGATATGGTGCTGGCGCACTCGGGTCAGGAGGCGCTCAAGCATCTGCTCACGCGCGAGTTCGCCGTCATCCTGCTCGACGTGCAAATGCCGACCATGGATGGGTTCGAGACCGCCATGCTCATCAAAGAGCGGGAGCGATCGCGCCACATCCCCATCATCTTTTTGACCGCCATCAGCAAGGATGAGGCGTTCGTCTTCAAGGGCTACACGGTCGGCGCGGTCGACTACATGTTCAAGCCCTTCGATCCGGACATCCTGCGGTCGAAAGTACAAGTCTTTCTCGATATTTATCGAAAGACTGAGCAGCTGAAGCTACAGGACAAGGTGCTTCGTGAGCGCGAGCTTGCCGAGCTCCGCCGTTCCAGCGAGCGCCGGTACCGCGAGCTCGCCGAGTCGATGCCGCAGATCGTGTGGACGGCCACCGCCGAGGGCGAGCTTGCCTACGGCAACCGCCGGTGGTTCGACTGCGCGCGCTCGCCGATCACCGATCCGCAAGCGCTGCGCTGGGAGGCCATCCTCCACCCGGACGACATCGAAGCTTTCTCCACGGGCTGGCGCGAGGCCATCGCGCAAGGCGAAGCGTGGGGCGGTGAGTTCCGCCTGGGCTCGTGGGTGGAGTCCGACTACCGCTGGCACCTGGTTCGCGCGGTACCGCTTCGAAGCGAGCGAGGTCCCGTCACCTCGTGGGTCGGGACGTGCACCGACATCGACGATCGCAAGCGCGCCGAGGACGCGCTGCGGTTCCTCGCCGAGGCGAGCAAGGTGGTCGGCTCCTCGCTCGAGCCGGCCGACGCCTTTGCGCAGGTGGGGGAGCTCATCGTCCAGACGCAAGCCGACGTGTGCGTCGTCGACCTCGTCGGGGCCGATGGCAACTTCGCGAGCCGCACCGTCGCCGCCTCCAGCCGCGAGTCCGACGTGACCGTTCGCGCGGTCGCCGAGCGCTTCGCGCCCGATCTCGAGTCGCCCTACGGGGCCGGCAAGGTGGTGCGCACCCACGAGTCCGAGCTCCTCCCCGAGGTGACCGACGCCACCAAGGTGATCATCGCCCAAGACAGCGCCCACCTCGCGGAGCTGCGGTCCATCCCCACGCTCTCGTGGATGTGCGTGCCCTTGGTGTCGCAAGACCGCGTCTTCGGCGCCGTGTCGTTCTTCGCGAGCCAATCGCGCCGGCGCTTCGACGAGGGCGATCTGGAGATGGCCGAAGATCTCGCGCGCCGCATGGCCTCCGCCGCGCACGTGGCCGATCTCTATGGCATCGCGCAGTCCGAGCGAAAGAAGCTGGAGGAGGCGCACAAGGCCAAGGACGAGTTTCTGGCGACCCTGTCGCACGAGCTGCGCACGCCGCTCAACGCGATGCTGGGCTGGACGCAGCTGCTTCGCGCGGGCGATCTGGAGGAGAACGAGTTCGATCGGGCGCTCGAGACCATCGAGCGAAACGCAAAGGCGCAAGCGCAGCTCATCGCCGATCTGCTCGACGTCTCGCGCATCGTGACGGGCAAGCTCAATTTGAACGTGGGCCGGGTGCAGCTCCCGTCGCTGATCGAGGGCGCGCTCGACGCCGTGCGGCTGCAAGCCGACGACAAGGGCATCACCCTCGAGTCGACCATCGACCCCTTCGTGCAAGAGATCCGCGGCGATCCCAATCGGCTGACGCAGGTCCTGGCGAACCTGCTCTCCAACGCGCTCAAGTTCACGCCACAGCCCGGCAAAATCAGCGTGGCGCTGGAGTCGGACGGCGGCATCGCGCGCATCGTGGTGAGCGATACGGGGCAGGGGATCGCGGCCGAGTTCCTTCCGCACGTGTTCGAGCGGTTCCGCCAAGCCGACAGCACCAGCACCCGTTCGCAAGGCGGTCTCGGGCTCGGCCTGGCCATCGTGCGCCATATCGTGGAGCTCCACGGCGGCAATGTAAGGGTCACCAGCGAAGGCAAAGATCGCGGCTCCACCTTCACCGTGGAGCTGCCCATTCTGCCCTTCGTATTCGAAGGGCTCGACGCGGGCGATGAGCCCGATCCGTCCACCGGGGCCCCGCCCACGTCGCGCGATCTGGACGAGCTCCATGTGCTCTTGGTCGAGGACGAACCCGACGGCCGCGGCATGGCCCGCACGGTCCTGGAGCGCGCGGGCGCCAAAGTCACCGCCGTGCCCACCGCCTCCGCCGCCTTGGCGGCATTGCAAGAGTCGAATCCCGACGTCCTCGTCTCCGATATCGGCCTGCCCGAGGAAGACGGCTATTCCCTCATCCGCAAAGTGCGCGCGCTCCCCATCGATCGCGGCGGCGCCATCGTCGCCGTCGCGCTCACGGCCTACGCATCCGAAGAAGACCGCCGCCACGCACTGGAAGTGGGGTTCGACGCCCACCTGACCAAACCCGTCGAACCCGCACAACTGCGCTCCATCGTCGTCGGCCTCGTCCGAAATCCGCGCCGCGCCCGCGACTCGTTCTCGTCGCGGGCATGA
- a CDS encoding chemotaxis protein CheB, with translation MGDARHELIVVGTSWGGLHALSVLLSSLPRDFEIPLAIVQHRRHDSDDTLAQLLQAHTAMRVREAEDKEPIREGRVYIAPADYHLLVDGRALALSTDPPVRFSRPSIDVLFESAADSFQHRLIGIVLTGSNHDGARGLSRIKQRGGLTIVQNPASAESPTMPEGALALDCVDRILELDQIGSFLAQLRQR, from the coding sequence ATGGGGGACGCGCGGCACGAGCTCATCGTGGTGGGAACGTCGTGGGGCGGGCTGCACGCGCTCAGCGTGCTCCTGTCGAGCCTTCCGCGCGACTTCGAGATCCCGCTCGCCATCGTCCAGCACCGAAGGCACGACTCCGACGACACCTTGGCGCAACTTCTCCAAGCGCACACCGCGATGCGCGTGCGCGAGGCCGAGGACAAGGAGCCCATTCGCGAAGGGCGCGTGTACATCGCGCCGGCCGACTACCACCTGCTCGTCGACGGACGTGCGTTGGCGCTGTCCACCGACCCTCCTGTTCGCTTCAGCCGGCCATCCATCGACGTGCTCTTCGAGTCGGCGGCCGACTCATTTCAACATCGTTTGATTGGAATCGTGCTCACGGGCAGCAACCACGATGGTGCACGCGGTCTGTCGCGCATCAAACAGCGAGGTGGTCTCACGATCGTCCAAAATCCCGCCTCAGCCGAAAGCCCCACGATGCCCGAAGGGGCCCTCGCGCTCGACTGCGTCGACCGAATCCTCGAGCTCGATCAAATCGGGTCGTTTTTGGCACAGCTCAGGCAGAGATGA
- a CDS encoding biopolymer transporter ExbD: MAGMDLGRGTGARRDLNAEIQPIAMIDLMLVTISFLLITAAWSHMERVNASANTPSREEPTTTPSVAHKALHVEVQDNAFVLSWREGSNVVLHTEVPRRAEEHQEGAVRVIRYPELAAELKRAWESGGVHRGASERVLDRAVLHTPNALAYADVIAVIDAIHDVKRPMPNGSMSAFEVAFALD; this comes from the coding sequence ATGGCGGGTATGGATCTGGGGCGCGGGACAGGCGCGCGGCGCGATTTAAATGCGGAAATTCAGCCCATCGCGATGATCGACTTGATGCTGGTAACGATTTCGTTTCTGCTCATCACGGCAGCCTGGTCGCATATGGAACGGGTCAATGCCTCGGCCAACACGCCCTCACGGGAGGAGCCTACGACGACACCCTCGGTGGCGCATAAGGCACTTCATGTCGAGGTCCAGGACAACGCGTTCGTTCTGAGCTGGCGCGAAGGATCGAATGTCGTGCTCCACACGGAAGTCCCTCGGCGGGCGGAGGAGCACCAAGAAGGCGCGGTGCGCGTCATCCGTTATCCCGAGCTCGCCGCGGAGTTGAAGCGTGCATGGGAGTCGGGTGGCGTTCATCGGGGTGCATCGGAGCGTGTGCTGGATCGGGCAGTGCTTCACACGCCGAATGCGCTGGCATATGCCGACGTGATCGCCGTGATCGACGCCATCCACGACGTCAAGCGCCCGATGCCGAACGGCTCGATGAGCGCCTTCGAGGTGGCGTTCGCGCTGGATTGA
- a CDS encoding DUF885 domain-containing protein gives MRSLFRLCALPLLLGTFGACGASQQPAPGPHVAEASAQGNAKASGAKVPGWVARSNAAARPILDVLAKYTPEEAASLGVEGHDEEVEDLRDGHAERYRADLRRAADGLREQLGKESDPLVKQDLAILVQYADRSIRASEVHQRYEVPFHPVARLVFYRLHDLLEDRIPAARRRAAVGRLRSYAGMNAGTVPLTDLARAETARGLAAGGKRMPPRRLEVEKELQTADVLVAGIEELFQKYAIEGYREPFEAFKKQIAAYSAYLRQDVLPHARDDFRLAPEVYAVELEGFGVEETPEKVAALGHEGFEAIRAEMKEIAAAVAKARKLPSADYRDVIRELKKEQIPTESVLAVYKQRLKDVEAIIARERLVTLPSRPARIRLGTDAENAASPAPHMSPPRLIGNTGEEGEFVITTSVPPPTGSGSGGNAKALKLDDYNHTAATWTLTAHEARPGHELQFASLVERGTSTARAYFAANSANIEGWGLYSEYITCRFMPPEAQLVSLQFRLHRAARAFLDPELQQGKWTLESARAFLQKEVVLSPGFANSEVERYTFRDPGQATSYYYGFIRLLEIRREMEKRMGTKFDLLKFDDFVLEQGLLPPNLLREAALASFATQSG, from the coding sequence ATGCGGTCCCTGTTCAGGCTTTGCGCGCTCCCTCTTTTGCTCGGCACCTTCGGCGCTTGCGGCGCTTCGCAGCAGCCCGCGCCGGGCCCGCACGTGGCCGAAGCGAGCGCGCAAGGTAACGCGAAGGCATCGGGCGCAAAGGTGCCGGGGTGGGTCGCCCGGAGCAATGCCGCGGCGCGGCCGATATTGGACGTGCTCGCGAAGTACACGCCGGAGGAAGCGGCGTCGCTCGGGGTCGAAGGACACGATGAAGAGGTGGAGGACCTTCGGGACGGGCACGCGGAGCGTTATCGCGCGGATCTGCGGCGGGCGGCGGACGGGTTGCGCGAGCAGCTCGGCAAGGAGTCGGATCCGCTGGTGAAGCAGGATCTGGCGATCCTCGTGCAGTATGCCGATCGATCCATCCGCGCATCGGAGGTGCATCAACGCTACGAGGTGCCGTTTCATCCGGTGGCGCGGCTCGTGTTCTACCGCCTTCACGATCTGCTCGAGGACCGCATCCCTGCCGCGAGGCGGCGCGCGGCCGTGGGGCGGTTGCGGTCCTATGCGGGGATGAACGCGGGAACGGTGCCGCTCACGGATCTGGCGCGGGCAGAGACGGCAAGAGGGCTCGCGGCGGGGGGAAAGCGGATGCCGCCGCGACGGCTGGAGGTGGAGAAGGAGCTGCAGACGGCCGACGTGCTGGTGGCCGGCATCGAGGAGCTCTTTCAAAAGTACGCCATCGAGGGCTACCGGGAGCCATTCGAGGCCTTCAAAAAGCAAATCGCCGCCTACTCCGCGTATCTCCGTCAGGACGTTCTGCCGCACGCGCGCGACGACTTCCGCCTCGCGCCGGAGGTGTATGCCGTGGAGCTGGAGGGCTTCGGCGTGGAGGAGACGCCGGAGAAGGTCGCGGCGCTGGGGCACGAGGGGTTCGAGGCGATCCGCGCGGAGATGAAGGAGATCGCGGCGGCGGTGGCCAAAGCGCGCAAGCTGCCGAGCGCCGACTACCGCGATGTGATTCGCGAGCTCAAGAAAGAGCAAATTCCGACCGAGTCGGTGCTCGCGGTCTACAAGCAGCGCCTCAAAGACGTGGAGGCGATCATCGCGCGCGAGCGGCTCGTCACATTGCCCAGCCGGCCGGCGCGCATACGCTTGGGAACCGACGCGGAGAACGCGGCGTCGCCTGCGCCGCATATGAGCCCGCCGCGGCTGATTGGCAATACGGGAGAAGAAGGCGAATTCGTCATCACCACCAGCGTTCCGCCGCCCACGGGCAGCGGCAGCGGCGGCAACGCCAAAGCCCTGAAGCTCGACGACTACAATCACACGGCCGCCACCTGGACCCTGACCGCCCACGAGGCGCGGCCGGGGCACGAGCTTCAATTCGCGTCCTTGGTGGAGCGCGGCACCTCGACGGCGCGCGCCTATTTCGCGGCCAATAGCGCGAACATCGAAGGTTGGGGCCTCTACTCCGAGTACATCACCTGTCGCTTCATGCCCCCCGAGGCGCAGCTCGTATCCCTTCAATTTCGGCTGCACCGCGCGGCGCGGGCGTTCCTGGATCCCGAGCTGCAGCAAGGAAAATGGACCCTGGAGTCCGCGCGCGCCTTCTTGCAAAAAGAAGTGGTGCTCTCCCCGGGTTTCGCCAACTCCGAGGTGGAGCGCTACACCTTCCGCGACCCAGGACAGGCCACGTCCTACTATTACGGATTCATCCGCCTGCTCGAAATCCGCCGCGAGATGGAAAAGCGAATGGGCACGAAGTTCGATTTGCTCAAGTTCGACGACTTCGTGCTCGAGCAAGGCCTCCTACCGCCCAACCTCCTCCGCGAGGCCGCCCTCGCGTCGTTTGCCACGCAATCCGGGTAG